In one window of Drosophila mauritiana strain mau12 chromosome X, ASM438214v1, whole genome shotgun sequence DNA:
- the LOC117148637 gene encoding uncharacterized protein LOC117148637 yields the protein MSENRVIHMWMRCLMPLLLANCIAANPSFEDPNRSPDMEAKDSSVVDTMGMGMGVLDPTQPKQMNYQKPPLGYKDYDYYLGPRRMADPYGADNDLSASSAIKIHGEGNLASLNRPVSGVAHKPLPWYGDYSGKLLASAPPMYPSRSYDPYIRRYDRYDEQYHRNYPQYFEDMYMHRQRFDPYDSYSPRIPQYPEPYVMYPDRYPDAPPLRDYPKMRRGYIGDPMAPIDSYSSSKYVSSKQSDLNFPVRNERIVYYAHLPEIVRTPYDSGSPEDRNSAPYKPNKKKIKNIQRPLANNSTTYKMTL from the exons ATGTCCGAGAATAGAGTCATCCATATGTGGATGCGCTGTCTGATGCCACTGCTGCTGGCCAACTGCATTGCGGCGAATCCCAGTTTCGAGGACCCTAACCGTAGTCCGGATATGGAGGCGAAGGACAGCAGCGTGGTGGATActatgggcatgggcatgggcgtCCTGGATCCCACGCAGCCAAAGCAGATGAATTACCAGAAGCCACCCTTGGGATACAAGGACTACGATTACTATCTGGGACCTCGACGAATGGCGGATCCCTATGGGGCCGATAATGATCTGAGTGCCTCGTCAGCCATTAAGATTCATGGCGAGGGCAATTTGGCTTCGCTGAACAGGCCGGTCAGTGGAGTTGCCCACAAACCACTGCCCTGGTACGGCGATTACTCCGGCAAACTGCTGGCCAGTGCTCCACCGATGTACCCATCCAGGTCCTACGATCCCTATATTCGCCGCTACGACAG ATATGATGAGCAGTACCATAGGAATTATCCACAGTATTTTGAGGACATGTACATGCACCGGCAACGCTTCGATCCGTATGATAGCTATAGTCCCCGGATACCGCAGTACCCGGAACCCTACGTTATGTATCCCGACCGATATCCGGATGCCCCACCTTTGAGGGATTATCCGAAAATGCGGCGCGGATACATTGGTGACCCAATGGCGCCCATCGATTcctacagcagcagcaagtaCGTCTCTTCAAAGCAGTCTGATCTGAATTTTCCGGTTCGTAACGAACGCATCGTATACTACGCCCACCTGCCGGAGATCGTACGGACACCATATGATAGTGGATCCCCGGAGGATCGGAACTCGGCGCCTTACAAGCCGAACaagaagaaaatcaaaaacattcaGCGGCCTCTAGCGAATAATTCTACCACCTATAAAATGACGTTGTAG
- the LOC117148632 gene encoding katanin p80 WD40 repeat-containing subunit B1 isoform X1 yields the protein MALPRKLISKIYDIKAHDSRVTSLDLGETGRVLVTGGEDRNVNLWAIGQNECFMSLTGHNRSIDCVRFAYKDNFVYSADDIGIIRRWDLNSQKIYSTLNGHMKSVRTLDFNPSGEYVVSGSNDTTVRLWDVQNENNCIKVCRGHMSHVNSVKFSPDGLWIASAGLEGSILIWDIRKSKQIMEFIADPPVTAITCVQFHPFEFLLAAGRVDGTVSIYDLEHQQLVSQTTHFYGQAIRCITFSDNGECLFVGSSSGISVIGWEPDRELDHIKSTWSSLADMKVVNNKLICGCHEIDNVSINTISLDRVIPFYQPPNSLPNFKHNSTNRKSFTRGNQKFRLSVGGAKPAQVQEEHEGNKSGLSSPNYSLEVVNEAVLESAETSPMSSLPPVHLATMAGSSADLAPHHVVYGGAIDSSLRQGKYSRVPDNMASYGSSYGAIDTRLMSLNEPSSLHKPDIYNQYSLDKNEEADVQQLEFNLNDSNPPILNNYDNYEMAEDFPVNQNLNYITNNYKPVPATSTINASSKSIKKTTTTTLHKRTTSNMAGAKQTSTGIFGGSKLSQVSSVSSMELHKLDDNMVLKKSSSSNVVNKNKRPMGSAQSQFSKENNQQKNINVEIITKPPMRSRTTLDMRTSHQAKTQEKQIHQQPMNNRIIMDDHDFDMLSRSHEAVLQELSNRQSSLDLLRHATRSHDVLGALRQAKSCGKSIFIDLLGAILEKPSSWNLDFCMFVLPEIYELLQSQHKFHFTRACDTLRIILSNFLPTIQENLDSWAANGLGVDVTREDRQRKCAECQRWLLQIKNLPESTHFGSTLSQLQNIIIF from the exons ATGGCGCTGCCCAGAAAACTGATATCCAAGATCT ACGATATAAAGGCACATGATAGCAGGGTCACGAGCCTTGATCTTGGCGAAACTGGACGAGTGCTGGTCACCGGAGGAGAGGATCGCAATGTGAACCTCTGGGCGATTGGTCAAAATGAGTGCTTTATG TCTCTGACAGGCCACAATCGTTCCATCGATTGCGTGCGTTTTGCTTATAAGGATAACTTTGTCTACTCCGCCGACGATATCGGAATAATCCGAAGATGGGATCTGAATTCACAGAAAATCTACTCCACGCTAAATGGCCACATGAAGAGTGTTCGCACTCTGGACTTTAACCCGTCCGGAGAATATGTGGTATCCGGGAGCAATGATACCACCGTCAG GCTGTGGGACGTGCAGAACGAAAACAACTGCATTAAGGTATGTCGCGGCCACATGTCCCACGTGAATTCCGTAAAATTCTCGCCGGATGGACTTTGGATCGCCTCTGCTGGTTTGGAGGGTTCCATACTCATCTGGGACATACGGAAGAGCAAACAGATAATGGAGTTCATAGCCGATCCGCCGGTCACGGCCATCACATGCGTGCAATTCCATCCGTTCGAGTTCCTGCTGGCCGCCGGTCGCGTCGATGGCACAGTGTCCATTTATGATTTGGAGCACCAGCAGCTCGTCTCGCAGACCACGCACTTCTATGGCCAGGCCATCAGGTGTATAACCTTTAG TGACAATGGCGAGTGCCTTTTTGTCGGCAGTTCTTCGGGCATTTCCGTTATTGGATGGGAACCGGATCGTGAGCTAGACCATATTAAAAGCACCTGGTCCTCCTTGGCGGACATGAAAGTGGTTAACAATAAGTTG ATCTGTGGCTGTCATGAGATCGACAACGTTTCAATTAACACCATCAGTCTGGATCGAGTGATACCGTTCTATCAGCCGCCAAACTCTCTACCCAACTTTAAGCACAACTCGACGAACCGAAAGAGCTTCACACGTGGCAACCAGAAGTTCAGGCTGTCAGTGGGTGGTGCCAAGCCGGCACAGGTGCAGGAGGAGCACGAGGGCAACAAGAGTGGATTGTCCTCGCCCAACTATAGTCTGGAGGTTGTGAATGAGGCGGTGCTGGAGTCGGCGGAGACTTCTCCAATGTCCTCGTTGCCACCTGTCCACTTGGCTACGATGGCCGGATCGTCGGCGGACCTGGCGCCGCATCATGTCGTATATGGCGGAGCAATCGATTCGTCCCTGAGGCAGGGTAAGTACTCCAGAGTGCCTGATAATATGGCCAGCTATGGTAGTAGTTACGGGGCCATCGATACCCGCCTGATGTCCTTGAACGAACCCAGTTCGCTGCACAAGCCGGACATTTACAATCAATATTCGCTGGACAAGAACGAGGAGGCGGATGTGCAGCAGTTGGAGTTCAATCTGAACGATAGCAATCCGCCAATACTCAACAACTATGATAACTACGAAATGGCCGAGGACTTTCCGGTCAATCAGAACCTGAACTACATTACCAATAACTATAAGCCAGTGCCCGCCACCTCCACGATCAACGCCTCGTCCAAGTCGATCAAGAAGACCACTACCACCACCCTGCACAAGAGGACAACGAGCAACATGGCCGGCGCAAAGCAGACGTCCACGGGCATCTTTGGTGGCAGCAAGCTAAGCCAGGTCTCCTCGGTCAGCTCCATGGAACTGCACAAGCTGGACGACAATATGGTACTGAAAAAGTCCTCCTCCTCGAATGTCGTCAACAAGAACAAACGGCCAATGGGCTCGGCCCAGAGTCAGTTCAGCAAGGAGAACAATCAACAGAAAAATATCAACGTGGAAATCATAACAAAGCCACCGATGCGATCCCGCACCACCCTGGATATGCGTACGTCTCACCAGGCTAAAACTCAGGAAAAGCAAATTCAC CAGCAGCCAATGAACAATCGCATTATAATGGATGATCACGACTTCGATATGCTCTCGAGATCACATGAGGCTGTGCTGCAGGAACTGAGCAATCGCCAGTCTAGCCTGGATTTGCTGCGGCACGCAACAAG GTCTCACGATGTGCTGGGCGCATTAAGGCAGGCAAAGAGTTGTGGCAAATCCATTTTCATAGATCTACTCGGAGCCATACTGGAGAAACC GTCCTCGTGGAACTTGGACTTCTGCATGTTTGTGCTGCCAGAGATTTACGAACTCTTACAAAGCCAACACAAGTT CCACTTTACGAGAGCCTGTGATACCCTGCGCATTATACTGTCGAACTTCTTGCCAACTATACAGGAGAATCTCGATTCCTGGGCCGCCAATGGCCTGGGCGTCGATGTGACACGCGAGGATCGACAGAGGAAGTGCGCCGAGTGCCAGCGGTGGTTGTTGCAAATCAAGAACCTGCCCGAGAGCACACACTTTGGGTCCACGCTGTCACAATTGCAAAACATAATTATTTTCTAA
- the LOC117148632 gene encoding katanin p80 WD40 repeat-containing subunit B1 isoform X2, whose protein sequence is MALPRKLISKIYDIKAHDSRVTSLDLGETGRVLVTGGEDRNVNLWAIGQNECFMSLTGHNRSIDCVRFAYKDNFVYSADDIGIIRRWDLNSQKIYSTLNGHMKSVRTLDFNPSGEYVVSGSNDTTVRLWDVQNENNCIKVCRGHMSHVNSVKFSPDGLWIASAGLEGSILIWDIRKSKQIMEFIADPPVTAITCVQFHPFEFLLAAGRVDGTVSIYDLEHQQLVSQTTHFYGQAIRCITFSDNGECLFVGSSSGISVIGWEPDRELDHIKSTWSSLADMKVVNNKLICGCHEIDNVSINTISLDRVIPFYQPPNSLPNFKHNSTNRKSFTRGNQKFRLSVGGAKPAQVQEEHEGNKSGLSSPNYSLEVVNEAVLESAETSPMSSLPPVHLATMAGSSADLAPHHVVYGGAIDSSLRQGKYSRVPDNMASYGSSYGAIDTRLMSLNEPSSLHKPDIYNQYSLDKNEEADVQQLEFNLNDSNPPILNNYDNYEMAEDFPVNQNLNYITNNYKPVPATSTINASSKSIKKTTTTTLHKRTTSNMAGAKQTSTGIFGGSKLSQVSSVSSMELHKLDDNMVLKKSSSSNVVNKNKRPMGSAQSQFSKENNQQKNINVEIITKPPMRSRTTLDMRTSHQAKTQEKQIHQPMNNRIIMDDHDFDMLSRSHEAVLQELSNRQSSLDLLRHATRSHDVLGALRQAKSCGKSIFIDLLGAILEKPSSWNLDFCMFVLPEIYELLQSQHKFHFTRACDTLRIILSNFLPTIQENLDSWAANGLGVDVTREDRQRKCAECQRWLLQIKNLPESTHFGSTLSQLQNIIIF, encoded by the exons ATGGCGCTGCCCAGAAAACTGATATCCAAGATCT ACGATATAAAGGCACATGATAGCAGGGTCACGAGCCTTGATCTTGGCGAAACTGGACGAGTGCTGGTCACCGGAGGAGAGGATCGCAATGTGAACCTCTGGGCGATTGGTCAAAATGAGTGCTTTATG TCTCTGACAGGCCACAATCGTTCCATCGATTGCGTGCGTTTTGCTTATAAGGATAACTTTGTCTACTCCGCCGACGATATCGGAATAATCCGAAGATGGGATCTGAATTCACAGAAAATCTACTCCACGCTAAATGGCCACATGAAGAGTGTTCGCACTCTGGACTTTAACCCGTCCGGAGAATATGTGGTATCCGGGAGCAATGATACCACCGTCAG GCTGTGGGACGTGCAGAACGAAAACAACTGCATTAAGGTATGTCGCGGCCACATGTCCCACGTGAATTCCGTAAAATTCTCGCCGGATGGACTTTGGATCGCCTCTGCTGGTTTGGAGGGTTCCATACTCATCTGGGACATACGGAAGAGCAAACAGATAATGGAGTTCATAGCCGATCCGCCGGTCACGGCCATCACATGCGTGCAATTCCATCCGTTCGAGTTCCTGCTGGCCGCCGGTCGCGTCGATGGCACAGTGTCCATTTATGATTTGGAGCACCAGCAGCTCGTCTCGCAGACCACGCACTTCTATGGCCAGGCCATCAGGTGTATAACCTTTAG TGACAATGGCGAGTGCCTTTTTGTCGGCAGTTCTTCGGGCATTTCCGTTATTGGATGGGAACCGGATCGTGAGCTAGACCATATTAAAAGCACCTGGTCCTCCTTGGCGGACATGAAAGTGGTTAACAATAAGTTG ATCTGTGGCTGTCATGAGATCGACAACGTTTCAATTAACACCATCAGTCTGGATCGAGTGATACCGTTCTATCAGCCGCCAAACTCTCTACCCAACTTTAAGCACAACTCGACGAACCGAAAGAGCTTCACACGTGGCAACCAGAAGTTCAGGCTGTCAGTGGGTGGTGCCAAGCCGGCACAGGTGCAGGAGGAGCACGAGGGCAACAAGAGTGGATTGTCCTCGCCCAACTATAGTCTGGAGGTTGTGAATGAGGCGGTGCTGGAGTCGGCGGAGACTTCTCCAATGTCCTCGTTGCCACCTGTCCACTTGGCTACGATGGCCGGATCGTCGGCGGACCTGGCGCCGCATCATGTCGTATATGGCGGAGCAATCGATTCGTCCCTGAGGCAGGGTAAGTACTCCAGAGTGCCTGATAATATGGCCAGCTATGGTAGTAGTTACGGGGCCATCGATACCCGCCTGATGTCCTTGAACGAACCCAGTTCGCTGCACAAGCCGGACATTTACAATCAATATTCGCTGGACAAGAACGAGGAGGCGGATGTGCAGCAGTTGGAGTTCAATCTGAACGATAGCAATCCGCCAATACTCAACAACTATGATAACTACGAAATGGCCGAGGACTTTCCGGTCAATCAGAACCTGAACTACATTACCAATAACTATAAGCCAGTGCCCGCCACCTCCACGATCAACGCCTCGTCCAAGTCGATCAAGAAGACCACTACCACCACCCTGCACAAGAGGACAACGAGCAACATGGCCGGCGCAAAGCAGACGTCCACGGGCATCTTTGGTGGCAGCAAGCTAAGCCAGGTCTCCTCGGTCAGCTCCATGGAACTGCACAAGCTGGACGACAATATGGTACTGAAAAAGTCCTCCTCCTCGAATGTCGTCAACAAGAACAAACGGCCAATGGGCTCGGCCCAGAGTCAGTTCAGCAAGGAGAACAATCAACAGAAAAATATCAACGTGGAAATCATAACAAAGCCACCGATGCGATCCCGCACCACCCTGGATATGCGTACGTCTCACCAGGCTAAAACTCAGGAAAAGCAAATTCAC CAGCCAATGAACAATCGCATTATAATGGATGATCACGACTTCGATATGCTCTCGAGATCACATGAGGCTGTGCTGCAGGAACTGAGCAATCGCCAGTCTAGCCTGGATTTGCTGCGGCACGCAACAAG GTCTCACGATGTGCTGGGCGCATTAAGGCAGGCAAAGAGTTGTGGCAAATCCATTTTCATAGATCTACTCGGAGCCATACTGGAGAAACC GTCCTCGTGGAACTTGGACTTCTGCATGTTTGTGCTGCCAGAGATTTACGAACTCTTACAAAGCCAACACAAGTT CCACTTTACGAGAGCCTGTGATACCCTGCGCATTATACTGTCGAACTTCTTGCCAACTATACAGGAGAATCTCGATTCCTGGGCCGCCAATGGCCTGGGCGTCGATGTGACACGCGAGGATCGACAGAGGAAGTGCGCCGAGTGCCAGCGGTGGTTGTTGCAAATCAAGAACCTGCCCGAGAGCACACACTTTGGGTCCACGCTGTCACAATTGCAAAACATAATTATTTTCTAA
- the LOC117148633 gene encoding peroxisomal multifunctional enzyme type 2 translates to MSSSDGKLRYDGRVAVVTGAGAGLGREYALLFAERGAKVVVNDLGGTHSGEGASQRAADIVVDEIRKAGGEAVADYNSVIDGAKVIETAINAFGRVDILVNNAGILRDRSLVKTSEQDWNLVNDVHLKGSFKCTQAAFPYMKKQNYGRIIMTSSNSGIYGNFGQANYSAAKMGLIGLANTVAIEGARNNVLCNVIVPTAASRMTEGILPDILFNELKPKLIAPVVAYLCHESCEDNGSYIESAAGWATKVHIVRGQGAVLRPSLDDPVTIEYVKDVWSNVTDMSRAKHLGAIGEASGTLLEVLEKLKEGGGDAVEDTFEFNSKELITYALGIGASIKNAKDMRFLYENDADFAAIPSFFVLPGLLLQMSTDKLVSKALPNSQVDFTNILHGEQYLEIVDNLPTSGTLLTSGKVFDVMDKGSGAVVVTNCESFDENGRLLVRNQSSTFVVGAGKFGGKKEPIAGVVPLQPAPNRQPDATVQYATNEDQAALYRLSGDKNPLHIDPQMALLAGFKTPILHGLCTLGFSVRAVLAQFADNNPALFKAVKVRFSGPVIPGQSLRVDMWKQGTRINFRTVVVETGKEVISGAYVDLKSSQAKL, encoded by the exons ATGTCCTCATCCGATGGAAAACTTCGTTACGACGGCCGTGTGGCGGTGGTGACGGGAGCTGGCGCCGGTTTGGGCCGCGAGTACGCACTGCTCTTCGCGGAGCGTGGCGCCAAGGTGGTGGTCAACGATCTGGGTGGCACCCACTCCGGCGAGGGAGCCTCGCAGCGAGCCGCCGACATTGTGGTGGATGAGATCCGTAAGGCCGGCGGCGAGGCGGTGGCCGACTACAACTCGGTGATCGATGGGGCAAAGGTCATCGAGACGGCCATCAATGCTTTCGGACGCGTCGATATCCTGGTCAACAATGCCGGCATTCTGCGCGACAGGAGTCTGGTGAAGACCAGCGAACAGGACTGGAATCTGGTCAACGATGTCCATCTGAAGGGCAGCTTCAAGTGCACCCAGGCGGCATTCCCGTACATGAAGAAGCAGAACTATGGCCGCATCATCATGACCTCGTCCAACTCGGGCATCTATGGTAATTTCGGGCAGGCCAACTACTCGGCCGCCAAGATGGGCCTCATCGGATTGGCCAACACGGTGGCCATCGAGGGCGCCCGCAACAACGTACTTTGCAACGTCATCGTGCCCACTGCAGCCAGTCGAATGACCGAGGGCATCCTGCCCGACATCCTCTTCAACGAGCTGAAGCCCAAGCTTATTGCTCCCGTGGTGGCCTACTTGTGCCACGAGTCCTGCGAGGATAATG GTAGCTACATCGAGAGTGCCGCCGGTTGGGCCACCAAGGTGCACATTGTTCGCGGCCAGGGCGCTGTGCTGCGTCCTTCGCTGGACGACCCCGTGACCATTGAGTACGTCAAGGATGTGTGGTCGAATGTGACCGACATGTCCAGGGCCAAGCACTTGGGTGCCATCGGAGAGGCCTCCGGCACCCTGCTGGAAGTGCTTGAGAAGCTCAAGGAAGGCGGCGGCGACGCCGTCGAGGATACCTTCGAGTTCAATAGCAAAGAGCTTATCACCTACGCCCTGGGCATTGGGGCATCCATCAAAAACGCGAAGGACATGCGCTTCCTGTACGAAAACGATGCCGATTTCGCCGCCATTCCATCTTTCTTTGTTCTGCCCGGCCTCCTGCTGCAAATGTCCACCGACAAGCTGGTCAGCAAGGCTTTGCCCAACAGCCAGGTGGACTTCACCAACATTCTGCACGGCGAACAGTATCTGGAGATCGTCGACAATCTGCCCACCAGTGGCACTTTGCTGACCAGCGGCAAGGTCTTCGATGTTATGGACAAGGGATCCGGCGCTGTGGTCGTCACCAATTGCGAGTCGTTCGACGAAAATGGCCGCCTGTTGGTGCGCAACCAGAGCAGCACTTTCGTTGTCGGCGCTGGCAAATTCGGCGGCAAGAAGGAGCCCATCGCCGGTGTAGTTCCGCTGCAGCCGGCGCCCAATCGCCAGCCGGACGCAACCGTCCAGTACGCGACCAACGAGGACCAGGCAGCGCTGTACCGTCTGTCCGGCGACAAGAACCCCCTGCATATCGATCCCCAGATGGCCCTGCTGGCCGGCTTCAAGACACCCATCCTCCATGGACTCTGCACACTGGGCTTCTCGGTGCGCGCCGTGCTCGCTCAGTTTGCGGACAACAACCCGGCTCTGTTCAAGGCAGTCAAAGTGCGCTTCTCCGGACCCGTGATTCCGGGCCAGAGTTTGCGCGTGGACATGTGGAAGCAGGGCACACGCATCAACTTCCGCACCGTGGTCGTGGAGACCGGCAAGGAGGTCATATCCGGTGCCTACGTCGACCTGAAGAGCTCACAGGCCAAGCTGTAA
- the LOC117148123 gene encoding proteasome subunit alpha type-7-1 has product MSSRYDRAVTIFSPDGHLLQVEYAQEAVRKGSTAVGVRGANCVVLGVEKKSVAKLQEDRKVRKICMLDNHVVMAFAGLTADARIMINRAQVECQSHRLNVEDPVTLEYITRFIAQLKQKYTQSNGRRPFGISCLIGGFDADGSAHLFQTEPSGIFYEYKANATGRSAKVVREFFEKSYREEEVANEHGAVKLAIRALLEVAQSGQNNLEVAIMENGKPLKMLDTDVITEYVKIIEKEKEEELEKKKQKK; this is encoded by the exons ATGTCCTCACGCTACGATCGTGCTGTAACCATATTCTCGCCCGACGGTCACCTCCTGCAGGTGGAGTACGCCCAGGAGGCCGTTCGCAAGGGTTCGACTGCG GTCGGAGTTCGCGGCGCCAACTGCGTTGTGCTTGGCGTGGAGAAGAAGTCGGTGGCCAAACTGCAGGAGGATCGAAAGGTGCGCAAGATTTGCATGCTCGACAACCACGTTGTAATGGCTTTTGCCGGTCTCACGGCCGACGCTCGCATCATGATCAACCGTGCCCAGGTGGAGTGCCAGAGCCATCGCCTCAATGTCGAGGATCCTGTGACCCTCGAGTACATAACCAG ATTCATTGCCCAGCTGAAGCAAAAATACACGCAGAGCAATGGCCGCCGTCCCTTCGGTATTTCCTGCCTTATTGGCGGCTTCGATGCCGATGGCTCTGCGCATCTGTTCCAGACTGAGCCGTCGGGCATTTTCTACGAGTACAAGGCTAACGCCACCGGGCGTTCGGCAAAGGTTGTGCGCGAGTTCTTCGAGAAGTCCTACCGCGAGGAGGAGGTGGCCAACGAGCACGGAGCCGTCAAACTGGCCATTCGTGCGCTGCTGGAGGTGGCACAGTCGGGCCAGAACAATCTCGAGGTGGCCATCATGGAGAACGGCAAGCCACTGAAAATGCTGGACACCGATGTCATTACCGAATATGTTAAGATCATCgagaaggagaaggaggaggagctcGAGAAGAAGAAACAGAAAAAGTAA